One Petrotoga sp. 9PW.55.5.1 genomic window carries:
- a CDS encoding putative N-acetylmannosamine-6-phosphate 2-epimerase: MKKIKQNSLIVSCQAEEGEPLYGKETMLKMALAAKIGGADAIRTLYPDVVEEIKKHIDLPIIGLTKNRNFKGAFITTTKKDIEELAKAGTDFVALDCTRRERPEPLEELFIYIRTKYPEIGIVADIADISDVENIIRLKPDYIATTLSGYTDYSIERPTPDLDLISDIVKITKIPVIAEGNYTYPYQVRKAIIKGAYAVTVGSAITRPQMITKIFKDHLRDLENKDLQAVGIDIGGTWTRGVLVDRFGQILRKEKLRTANKGETVVVNMLSLIKNLKTEDTNFIGIATGGKINFEKGIVEFSTGLIPDWQGVNIADLVEDEFNIRPKVDNDANCAAYCQHFKTKENNLLMITVGTGLGGGIVMNGEVVRGVKGSGGEIGHIIFPGNNHKCSCGKTGCVETILSGKYLKENIYEKENSREVLEKIDNYSRTMAWLIDSVKTTIGFEKCYLGGVLPNYGETMLSNIKKSYQEINTIEDPNFINYSFLGEYAGAIGAALLSYQKGEA, translated from the coding sequence ATGAAAAAAATAAAGCAAAACTCGTTGATAGTATCTTGTCAAGCAGAAGAAGGAGAACCATTGTATGGAAAAGAAACTATGCTAAAAATGGCTTTAGCAGCCAAAATAGGAGGAGCCGATGCAATAAGAACCCTCTATCCAGATGTAGTTGAAGAAATTAAAAAACATATTGATCTTCCTATAATTGGATTAACTAAAAACAGAAATTTTAAAGGGGCTTTCATAACTACAACAAAAAAGGATATCGAAGAATTAGCTAAGGCTGGTACAGATTTTGTGGCTTTAGATTGTACAAGAAGAGAAAGACCCGAACCATTAGAAGAACTATTTATTTATATAAGAACTAAGTATCCAGAGATCGGAATAGTTGCAGATATTGCCGATATCAGTGATGTAGAAAATATTATACGTTTAAAACCCGATTATATTGCAACCACCCTTTCTGGATATACCGATTATTCTATAGAAAGACCTACCCCTGACTTAGATTTAATATCTGATATTGTAAAAATAACAAAGATCCCTGTTATTGCTGAAGGTAACTATACTTATCCTTATCAGGTCAGGAAAGCAATAATAAAAGGAGCATATGCAGTTACCGTAGGAAGCGCCATAACAAGACCACAAATGATTACTAAAATCTTTAAAGATCATCTCAGAGATTTAGAAAACAAAGATTTACAAGCTGTTGGCATTGATATTGGTGGAACGTGGACAAGAGGAGTTTTAGTAGATAGATTTGGCCAGATTTTGAGAAAAGAGAAATTAAGAACTGCAAACAAGGGAGAAACAGTTGTAGTTAATATGCTTTCTCTAATAAAAAACTTAAAAACTGAAGATACAAATTTCATCGGTATAGCTACAGGAGGAAAAATTAACTTTGAAAAGGGAATAGTTGAATTTTCAACTGGTTTAATTCCAGACTGGCAAGGAGTAAATATCGCCGATTTAGTAGAAGATGAATTTAATATTCGACCGAAAGTTGATAATGATGCCAACTGCGCAGCTTACTGTCAGCACTTCAAAACTAAAGAAAATAACTTGTTAATGATAACTGTAGGAACAGGATTAGGCGGAGGAATCGTGATGAATGGAGAAGTAGTAAGAGGTGTAAAAGGTTCTGGTGGTGAAATCGGACACATTATTTTCCCTGGAAATAACCATAAATGCTCATGTGGAAAAACTGGATGCGTCGAAACTATTTTAAGTGGAAAATATTTAAAAGAAAATATTTACGAAAAAGAAAATTCGAGAGAAGTTTTAGAAAAAATAGATAATTATTCAAGAACAATGGCTTGGTTAATTGATAGTGTGAAAACAACTATAGGTTTTGAAAAATGTTATCTTGGAGGAGTTCTTCCAAATTACGGGGAAACTATGTTATCAAATATAAAAAAGAGTTATCAAGAAATAAATACTATCGAAGATCCAAATTTTATTAATTATAGCTTTCTCGGGGAATATGCAGGAGCAATTGGTGCTGCTCTTTTATCTTATCAAAAAGGAGAAGCGTAA
- a CDS encoding MurR/RpiR family transcriptional regulator yields MSKITTLLNSKIHSFTKSEKKISDYILSSKKEDIIKMTVSDLASLCKVSEATLVRFVKKIGFSSFQEFKLEMATDNNENISDEEKDITIVQGDEPDQILKKIKLGCIKSIENTSTIINIEKFLQAVNFIRSAKRIEIYGVGSSFAVAKILQYKLTRLGFPSFSFEDPHMQAISAATMNIGDLAFGISQSGSTKDTVDSINIAKRHGATTICLTEHANAPITKFADVVLETFSGENPVKTSAGRSILVQVFAVELLSGLLYSIEYEKAIKAGKETASAVVKKLY; encoded by the coding sequence ATGTCAAAAATTACAACTTTACTAAATTCAAAGATTCATAGTTTTACAAAATCGGAAAAGAAAATATCTGACTACATTTTAAGTAGCAAGAAAGAAGATATTATAAAAATGACCGTCAGTGATTTAGCTTCTTTGTGTAAAGTAAGTGAAGCTACTTTAGTTAGATTTGTGAAAAAAATAGGTTTCTCATCTTTTCAGGAATTTAAATTAGAAATGGCCACTGATAACAATGAAAATATCTCTGACGAAGAAAAAGATATCACTATTGTCCAAGGGGATGAACCTGATCAAATACTGAAAAAAATTAAGTTAGGTTGCATAAAATCGATAGAAAACACTTCAACAATTATAAACATAGAGAAATTCTTACAAGCAGTTAATTTCATAAGATCAGCGAAAAGAATAGAAATATATGGAGTGGGTTCTTCCTTTGCTGTAGCCAAAATTCTTCAATACAAATTAACGAGACTGGGTTTCCCTTCTTTCTCTTTTGAAGACCCTCACATGCAAGCAATTTCTGCAGCTACCATGAATATTGGAGATCTTGCCTTCGGAATAAGTCAAAGTGGCTCAACCAAAGATACGGTAGATTCTATTAACATCGCAAAAAGGCATGGGGCTACTACTATCTGTTTGACTGAACACGCAAACGCTCCTATAACAAAATTTGCAGATGTTGTACTAGAAACTTTTTCAGGGGAAAATCCTGTAAAAACAAGTGCGGGAAGATCCATTTTAGTGCAGGTATTTGCAGTTGAGTTACTCTCAGGATTATTGTATTCAATAGAATATGAAAAAGCTATAAAAGCGGGGAAAGAAACGGCAAGCGCTGTCGTAAAGAAATTGTATTGA
- a CDS encoding ROK family protein, whose amino-acid sequence MISVLKKEKESSKFNTYLRVLDLLINEEMTRVKLSKNTGLTNTTISEIVKKFLQIGFIKESKIIPRGVGRPSINLKMCEEYTNVIGIGIMRNSIKGTLINSAGLEIYRMSKPLKRGCSQIDTMYGLINDLLKKAEIDKRKVKAISFGVPGPLDVRKGIIKEPPNLSEFSNYPLIDNIKKKYNLFACLENDADMGAIGEKYYGKGKKLSSFIYLVYDKGIGAGIMINNDLYRGLNGYAGEVGHTPLLRDGKFIYFEEIYGIDKVLNMINNCISNPNLYFKESKSFPLDERKLIDEIIQNVSINFSIIILNLIHYFGISNIFIDGRVKLLGKDFIVSLKETVKRHLFYKHNVNIYFSNLDGYAISLGAAKYGLIKLLQKIVIEEIS is encoded by the coding sequence GTGATTTCAGTTTTAAAAAAAGAAAAAGAATCTTCAAAATTCAATACTTATTTAAGAGTTTTAGATTTGTTAATTAATGAAGAAATGACTAGAGTAAAACTTTCAAAAAATACCGGGTTAACTAACACAACAATAAGTGAGATCGTAAAAAAATTTCTTCAAATTGGGTTCATAAAGGAAAGTAAAATTATTCCAAGAGGGGTAGGTCGACCCTCCATAAACTTGAAAATGTGTGAGGAGTATACTAACGTAATTGGAATAGGAATTATGAGAAATAGTATCAAAGGAACCCTTATTAATTCAGCGGGATTAGAAATTTATAGAATGAGTAAGCCTCTTAAAAGAGGATGCTCACAAATTGATACTATGTATGGATTAATTAACGATTTGCTAAAAAAAGCGGAAATTGACAAAAGAAAGGTAAAAGCAATTTCTTTTGGAGTTCCTGGTCCACTAGATGTGAGAAAGGGTATTATAAAAGAACCTCCTAACCTTTCTGAATTTTCGAATTATCCTCTAATAGATAATATAAAGAAAAAGTATAATTTATTTGCTTGCTTAGAAAACGATGCAGATATGGGAGCAATAGGTGAAAAATATTACGGAAAAGGGAAAAAACTGAGTTCCTTTATATACCTTGTTTATGATAAAGGAATAGGAGCAGGAATTATGATAAATAATGATTTATACCGTGGTTTAAATGGATATGCAGGAGAAGTTGGTCATACACCATTACTAAGAGATGGCAAATTTATATATTTTGAAGAAATATATGGGATAGACAAAGTTTTAAATATGATTAACAATTGTATCTCTAATCCTAATTTATATTTTAAAGAATCAAAGAGTTTTCCCTTAGATGAAAGAAAATTAATTGATGAAATTATACAAAATGTTTCTATAAACTTTAGTATTATTATACTGAATTTAATACATTACTTTGGAATTTCAAATATCTTTATAGACGGGAGAGTTAAACTATTAGGGAAGGATTTTATTGTTTCATTGAAGGAAACAGTCAAAAGACATTTATTTTACAAACATAATGTAAATATCTATTTTTCTAATTTGGATGGATACGCTATTTCACTTGGGGCTGCAAAATATGGATTGATCAAACTATTGCAAAAAATAGTTATAGAAGAAATTAGTTAA
- a CDS encoding ABC transporter substrate-binding protein: MRKKMYLVTMILVMFFLVIIDNTSFATVRLADPRVRQAIAYAIDVDMICEILLEGKASPADSLTPDKDWKAEGLNDYKYNPTKAKQLLKEASWDSNYVLDVVYYYGDQLTVDLMTAVQAYLADVGIKMNFRKLEGDLTTLLWSPPQDPEKGPSAVNWDLAYAGISALTLHEYYNRFRGGASSNSHTPTDPELDRLIDAINATADMEEQRKAFIELTKYENETLPAIPLYYQQGFIVESKRVNRKGIPYGNEQFAYDWRIIDWDVEPDKNGEKILYTNGGPAQFFEGPFVNPATSTMPYLKLLFDRLIIADEKLNPKKGQLASEYFVSEDGLTIEFVLRDGIKWHDGVPITSEDVKFTFEYYAKVPQLNAVALFTISSLKGYYDYMQGNSDEITGIVIDENKVTFYFDNLDPNALMTFSQWPPLPKHLLENTDALQAQRASYWQKPIGSGPFKIEEVEMNNYVTYVRWDDYWGKGTGNIEKIQSYPSDESDPNLVINTEAGKVDFAYTKSVEQASAIEQISHVNLIPFDMRFTRLFYVNKFPTKDEL, translated from the coding sequence GTGAGAAAAAAAATGTATCTCGTAACGATGATATTAGTGATGTTTTTCTTGGTAATAATTGATAACACATCATTTGCTACAGTTCGTCTAGCAGATCCTCGGGTCAGGCAAGCCATTGCTTACGCAATAGACGTAGACATGATCTGTGAAATTCTATTAGAAGGAAAAGCTTCCCCAGCAGACAGCCTAACTCCAGACAAGGATTGGAAGGCTGAAGGGTTAAATGATTATAAATATAATCCTACAAAAGCTAAACAACTTCTCAAAGAGGCTAGTTGGGATTCCAATTACGTTCTAGATGTTGTTTATTATTATGGAGACCAATTAACCGTTGATCTAATGACTGCTGTCCAAGCTTACCTTGCCGATGTTGGAATAAAAATGAATTTTAGAAAATTAGAAGGCGATTTAACTACTTTGTTATGGAGTCCACCTCAAGATCCAGAAAAAGGACCTTCGGCTGTTAATTGGGATTTAGCCTATGCAGGAATTAGTGCTCTCACATTACACGAATACTACAATCGTTTTAGAGGTGGTGCTTCTTCTAATTCTCATACGCCAACAGATCCAGAACTTGACAGATTAATTGATGCGATCAACGCTACAGCTGATATGGAAGAACAAAGAAAGGCCTTTATTGAACTCACAAAATATGAAAATGAGACGTTACCAGCAATACCTCTATATTATCAGCAAGGATTTATAGTAGAAAGTAAAAGAGTTAATCGTAAAGGAATTCCTTATGGAAATGAACAATTCGCATATGATTGGAGAATTATTGATTGGGATGTGGAACCTGATAAAAATGGAGAAAAAATCTTGTATACAAATGGAGGACCAGCTCAATTTTTTGAAGGACCTTTCGTAAATCCAGCTACAAGTACTATGCCATATCTAAAACTGTTATTTGATAGGCTTATAATAGCTGATGAGAAATTAAATCCTAAAAAAGGTCAGTTGGCTTCTGAATATTTTGTAAGTGAAGATGGATTAACTATTGAGTTTGTATTACGTGATGGTATTAAGTGGCATGACGGTGTACCTATAACTTCAGAAGATGTTAAATTCACCTTTGAATACTATGCTAAAGTTCCACAATTAAATGCTGTTGCTCTTTTTACAATAAGTAGTTTAAAAGGTTATTATGACTACATGCAAGGTAATAGTGATGAAATTACAGGTATCGTTATTGATGAAAATAAGGTCACTTTTTATTTTGATAACTTAGATCCAAATGCATTAATGACTTTTTCTCAATGGCCCCCACTACCAAAACATTTGCTAGAAAATACAGATGCACTCCAAGCTCAAAGAGCTTCTTATTGGCAAAAGCCGATTGGTTCTGGCCCTTTTAAAATAGAAGAAGTAGAAATGAATAACTATGTAACCTATGTTAGATGGGATGATTATTGGGGCAAAGGAACCGGAAACATTGAGAAGATTCAGTCCTATCCAAGCGACGAAAGTGATCCGAATCTTGTTATTAATACAGAAGCTGGTAAAGTAGATTTTGCATATACTAAAAGTGTTGAACAAGCAAGTGCCATTGAGCAAATAAGTCATGTGAATCTTATTCCTTTTGATATGAGATTTACAAGACTATTCTATGTCAACAAATTTCCAACCAAAGATGAACTATAG
- a CDS encoding ABC transporter permease gives MYAYIIRRILILIPMLLVITFLIYLGIELMPGDAVSFIIGPEAAANIPMERLDELRESLGLNDPFIIRYFRWLGGILKGDFGYSLTSGVPISQIVFSRLPATIELAISALLFSTLLGSILGIIGALKKGSILDNVLTVAGMVGLSLPQFFFGLVAIVIFSLNLGWLPAGGRIMPGHVNFFDRLPHLILPTIVLGSSLTGGVMRYARNSMLESLNKDFIKTARSKGLPEWRVNLIHGFRVAMTPVVVLVGFRLPMLVGGTVVIEEIFQWPGMGREFLSAVRGQDLPLIMMIALFIVSAVLIASFLIDILTALIDPRVRLE, from the coding sequence ATGTATGCGTATATAATAAGAAGAATATTAATACTTATTCCAATGTTATTGGTAATAACTTTTCTAATTTATTTAGGAATAGAATTAATGCCAGGAGACGCTGTTTCTTTTATCATTGGACCGGAAGCTGCAGCAAATATACCTATGGAAAGGCTTGATGAACTCAGAGAATCTTTGGGTTTAAACGATCCTTTTATAATTAGATATTTTCGATGGCTTGGAGGAATATTAAAAGGGGACTTTGGTTATAGCTTAACTAGTGGGGTTCCCATTTCCCAAATAGTTTTTTCTCGCTTACCTGCAACAATAGAACTTGCTATATCAGCGTTACTCTTTTCTACACTTTTAGGGAGCATATTAGGAATTATTGGTGCTTTAAAAAAGGGAAGCATCTTGGATAACGTTCTGACTGTTGCTGGTATGGTTGGTTTATCTTTGCCTCAATTTTTCTTTGGATTGGTTGCAATTGTTATATTTTCTCTTAATTTAGGTTGGTTACCTGCAGGCGGAAGAATTATGCCAGGGCATGTTAATTTTTTTGATAGACTTCCACATTTAATTTTACCCACCATTGTTTTAGGTTCTTCATTAACGGGCGGAGTCATGAGATATGCAAGAAACAGTATGTTAGAATCTTTAAATAAGGATTTTATAAAAACAGCTAGAAGCAAGGGGCTGCCTGAATGGAGAGTCAATTTAATCCATGGTTTTAGAGTTGCAATGACTCCTGTGGTGGTTCTTGTAGGTTTTAGGTTGCCCATGCTGGTAGGAGGAACTGTTGTTATAGAGGAAATATTTCAGTGGCCAGGTATGGGTAGAGAATTCTTGTCAGCAGTTCGTGGACAAGATTTACCCCTTATAATGATGATAGCACTATTTATTGTGTCAGCTGTTTTGATTGCAAGCTTTCTAATAGATATTCTAACAGCACTAATAGATCCTAGAGTTAGATTAGAATAA
- a CDS encoding ABC transporter permease, with product MNNAKNSKLDKKMDKIKEKEEKGLLKEKKVNRTLRKFLNNKLAVIGLFILLTITFASIFAPIICHHKPGKIDLRNALQPPSWNHIFGTDKLGRDVFARVLYGGRISILVGFGSGIGSALIGVSIGSYAGYKGGWLDKIFLRISEVLIAFPQIVLVLLLVTILGQSLWNLLFIFILTGWAPMYRMARARMLSIREEEYVQALKAFGISDFVICYKHMLPNAIGPIAINITLSTAMFILEETSLSFLGLGVPLDLPTWGNILYAAQNLSILRNNWWIWLPPGIMISLFVLSLNFVGDGLRDAFDSTYQG from the coding sequence ATGAATAACGCAAAAAATAGTAAATTAGATAAAAAAATGGATAAAATTAAAGAAAAAGAAGAAAAAGGGTTGTTAAAAGAAAAGAAAGTAAATAGAACTTTAAGAAAGTTTTTAAACAATAAGTTAGCAGTTATTGGGTTATTTATTTTGTTAACAATTACTTTTGCAAGTATTTTTGCACCAATTATTTGCCACCACAAACCCGGAAAAATAGATTTAAGAAATGCATTACAACCACCCTCTTGGAACCATATTTTTGGAACAGATAAATTAGGCAGAGATGTTTTTGCACGAGTTCTTTATGGTGGAAGAATATCAATTTTAGTTGGCTTTGGAAGTGGCATTGGATCTGCGCTTATAGGAGTTTCAATAGGAAGTTATGCAGGCTATAAAGGAGGTTGGCTTGACAAAATTTTTTTAAGAATATCAGAAGTTCTGATCGCATTTCCCCAAATTGTCTTGGTTCTACTGCTAGTTACTATTTTAGGACAAAGTCTTTGGAATTTATTATTTATATTTATTTTAACAGGTTGGGCACCAATGTATAGAATGGCAAGGGCTAGAATGCTTTCCATAAGGGAAGAAGAATATGTTCAAGCTCTTAAAGCTTTTGGTATTAGTGATTTTGTCATTTGTTACAAGCATATGCTCCCTAATGCTATTGGTCCAATAGCAATCAATATTACTTTAAGCACTGCTATGTTTATATTAGAAGAAACTTCTCTTAGTTTTTTGGGATTAGGTGTTCCATTAGATTTGCCAACGTGGGGAAATATTTTGTATGCTGCCCAAAATTTATCAATTCTGCGAAATAATTGGTGGATATGGTTACCACCTGGAATAATGATATCTCTTTTTGTTTTAAGCCTGAATTTTGTGGGAGACGGATTAAGAGATGCTTTTGATTCCACTTATCAAGGATAA